CGGGGCCCTGTCCCGGGGATTAAAGCGGCGTTTAACCATTGCCGCCGCCCTGGTGCATAATCCGGAGGTGGTTTTTCTGGACGAACCCACCTCCGGTCTGGATGTGCCCAGCGCCCGGGCCTTGCGGGAACTTATCCGGACGATCAACCAACGGGGCGCTACGGTGTTTCTTACTACCCACAACTTGTCGGAAGCCGAGACCTTGAGCCAGCGAGTGCTCATCCTCATTCAGGGTCGGGTGGCGGCGCAGGGCACGCCGGAGGAAATCCGGCAGCGGGTGCAGCGCCTCAATCTCCTGGCGGTGACCTTCTCGCCGGAAATCGAAGCAGATCAACTACTGCGGACCTGTCCGGCGGTTCTTAAAACCTCTTCCCAAAACGGGGCTTGGCGCCTCGAGGTTGCCGAATCCCAGGCAGCTCTGGAGCAATTGGTGGCCTTTGCCAGAAGCGAAGGGGTGCGCATTGCGGAAATCCATACCATCACCCCCAGCCTGGAAGACGCCTTCA
Above is a genomic segment from Deltaproteobacteria bacterium containing:
- a CDS encoding ABC transporter ATP-binding protein — protein: MESSPAIVVSGLNKSFGSLKALCEVSFSVLRGEIFAYLGPNGAGKTTTIKILSGLLDRNAGEVSICGADVAQNPVFVKERIGVVPDESNLYPELTCRRNLEYLGELYGLPRPARTYRAEELLTFFELADRAATPFGALSRGLKRRLTIAAALVHNPEVVFLDEPTSGLDVPSARALRELIRTINQRGATVFLTTHNLSEAETLSQRVLILIQGRVAAQGTPEEIRQRVQRLNLLAVTFSPEIEADQLLRTCPAVLKTSSQNGAWRLEVAESQAALEQLVAFARSEGVRIAEIHTITPSLEDAFMSFFDEGSPEAEA